One Methylosinus sp. LW4 genomic region harbors:
- the purL gene encoding phosphoribosylformylglycinamidine synthase subunit PurL, with protein sequence MLEAALAHGLKQDEYERIVALIGRAPSLTELGIFSAMWNEHCSYKSSRIHLRKLPTKAPWVIKGPGENAGVIDIGGGDACVFKMESHNHPSFIEPYQGAATGVGGILRDVFTMGARPIACLNLLRFGQTAHPKTRRLVAGVVAGVGGYGNSFGVPTVGGSTEFDQSYDGNILVNAMAVGLARTDSIFYSAAAGVGNPIVYLGSKTGRDGIHGASMASASFEADAEEKRPTVQVGDPFSEKLLLEACLELMASGAVIAIQDMGAAGLTSSAVEMGAKGNLGIELDLDALPCREEGMTAYEMMLSESQERMLMVLKPEQEKEAEAIFVKWGLDFAIIGKTTDNLRFVVKHRGVVEADLPIKELGDEAPVYDRPHVPTPKPPVLDPATIAPLGSNARALLALLATPDLCSKRWVWEQYDHLILGNTVRAPGGDAAVVRVRDGRKGLVLTTDVTARYCAADPAEGGRQAVAEAWRNISARGGQPLALTDNLNFGNPEKPEIMGQFVGCLKGIGEAARALDFPIVSGNVSLYNETQGTGILPTPAIGGVGVISDVALASTIALPAGGKTILLIGETKGWLGQSLYLRDLAGRRDGAPPPVDLEAEKRNGDFVRALVLEQRALAVHDLSDGGLAVALAEMAIAGGVGATIDRLPKGPAHAILFGEDQARYLVVAEPAEAAAIEADAKAAGVAVLALGATGGNELHLPGEAPILLCDVQHAQQAPLPAYMAGDDSVFALGF encoded by the coding sequence ATGCTCGAAGCGGCCTTGGCGCATGGGCTGAAGCAAGACGAATATGAGCGCATTGTCGCGCTGATCGGCCGCGCGCCGAGCCTCACAGAGCTCGGAATCTTCTCGGCCATGTGGAACGAGCATTGTTCCTACAAGTCTTCGCGCATTCATCTGCGCAAGCTGCCGACCAAAGCGCCCTGGGTCATCAAGGGGCCGGGCGAGAACGCCGGCGTCATCGACATCGGCGGGGGCGACGCCTGCGTCTTCAAGATGGAGAGCCACAACCACCCGTCCTTCATCGAGCCTTATCAAGGCGCGGCGACGGGCGTCGGCGGCATTCTGCGCGACGTCTTCACAATGGGCGCGCGGCCGATCGCTTGTCTCAATCTTCTGCGCTTCGGCCAGACGGCTCACCCCAAGACCAGGCGGCTCGTCGCCGGCGTGGTCGCCGGGGTCGGCGGCTATGGCAATTCCTTCGGCGTGCCGACAGTGGGCGGCTCGACGGAATTCGACCAATCCTATGACGGCAATATTCTCGTCAACGCCATGGCGGTCGGCCTCGCCCGCACGGATTCGATCTTCTATTCGGCGGCGGCGGGCGTCGGCAATCCGATCGTCTATCTCGGCTCCAAGACCGGCCGCGACGGCATTCACGGCGCCAGCATGGCCTCCGCCTCCTTCGAGGCCGACGCCGAGGAGAAGCGCCCGACCGTGCAGGTCGGCGACCCCTTCTCGGAGAAGCTGCTGCTCGAGGCCTGTCTCGAGCTGATGGCCTCGGGCGCCGTCATCGCCATCCAGGACATGGGCGCGGCCGGCCTCACCTCCTCCGCCGTGGAAATGGGCGCCAAGGGCAATCTCGGCATTGAGCTCGATCTCGACGCCCTGCCCTGCCGCGAAGAAGGCATGACCGCCTATGAGATGATGCTGTCAGAGAGCCAGGAGCGCATGCTCATGGTGCTGAAGCCCGAGCAGGAGAAAGAGGCCGAAGCCATTTTCGTGAAATGGGGGCTCGATTTCGCGATCATCGGCAAGACCACCGACAATCTACGTTTCGTGGTCAAGCACAGGGGCGTCGTCGAGGCCGATCTGCCGATCAAGGAGCTCGGCGACGAGGCGCCGGTCTATGACCGTCCCCATGTCCCGACGCCGAAGCCGCCGGTTCTCGACCCCGCGACCATCGCGCCGCTCGGCTCCAATGCGCGCGCGCTGCTGGCCCTGCTGGCGACGCCGGACCTCTGCTCCAAGCGCTGGGTGTGGGAGCAATATGACCATCTCATTCTCGGCAATACAGTGCGCGCGCCGGGCGGCGACGCCGCCGTTGTGCGCGTCCGCGACGGGCGCAAGGGGCTGGTGCTGACCACCGATGTGACGGCGCGCTATTGCGCCGCCGATCCGGCCGAGGGCGGCCGCCAAGCCGTCGCGGAGGCCTGGCGCAATATTTCCGCGCGCGGCGGCCAGCCTCTGGCGCTCACCGACAATCTCAATTTCGGCAATCCCGAAAAGCCCGAGATCATGGGCCAGTTCGTCGGCTGCCTGAAAGGCATCGGCGAGGCGGCGCGGGCGCTCGACTTCCCGATCGTCTCCGGCAATGTCTCGCTCTACAATGAGACGCAGGGGACAGGCATTCTGCCGACCCCAGCGATCGGCGGCGTCGGCGTGATTTCGGATGTCGCGCTCGCCTCCACCATCGCTCTGCCCGCGGGCGGCAAGACCATTCTGCTCATCGGCGAGACCAAAGGCTGGCTCGGCCAGTCGCTCTATCTGCGCGATCTCGCCGGTCGCCGCGACGGCGCGCCGCCGCCGGTCGATCTCGAGGCCGAGAAGCGCAATGGCGATTTCGTGCGCGCGCTCGTGCTCGAGCAGCGGGCGCTCGCCGTCCATGATCTCTCGGACGGCGGCCTCGCCGTGGCGCTCGCCGAAATGGCGATCGCCGGCGGCGTCGGCGCGACCATAGACCGCCTGCCGAAAGGCCCGGCCCACGCCATTCTCTTTGGCGAGGATCAGGCGCGCTATCTGGTCGTGGCCGAGCCGGCGGAAGCGGCGGCGATCGAAGCGGATGCGAAGGCCGCGGGCGTGGCGGTTCTCGCTCTCGGCGCGACCGGCGGAAACGAGTTGCATCTGCCCGGCGAGGCGCCGATATTGCTTTGCGACGTGCAACATGCGCAGCAGGCGCCGTTGCCGGCCTATATGGCCGGGGACGACAGCGTCTTCGCTCTAGGCTTTTAG
- the pth gene encoding aminoacyl-tRNA hydrolase: protein MLLFVGLGNPGREYAGNRHNIGFMAVEKIADAHGFSASRARFQGLVREGTIAGERVLSLLPQTYMNESGRSVGEALRFHKIALSDVVVFHDELDLAPAKCRVKIGGGAAGHNGLRSIGAHIGQDFKRMRLGIGHPGDKARVHSYVLGDFAKSEEPWVKALCGALADNAALIVKGDDAGLQNKIHLAMDAAGFSAPKRVGEA from the coding sequence ATGCTGCTCTTCGTCGGCCTCGGCAATCCCGGCCGCGAATATGCCGGGAATCGGCACAATATCGGCTTCATGGCGGTCGAGAAGATCGCCGACGCCCATGGCTTCTCTGCGTCGCGCGCGCGCTTCCAGGGCCTCGTCCGCGAGGGAACGATCGCCGGCGAGCGTGTGCTCTCCCTGCTGCCGCAGACTTATATGAACGAATCGGGCCGCTCGGTCGGCGAGGCGCTGCGCTTTCACAAGATCGCGCTGTCGGATGTCGTCGTCTTCCATGACGAGCTCGATCTCGCCCCCGCCAAATGCCGCGTGAAGATCGGCGGCGGCGCGGCCGGACACAATGGCCTGCGCTCCATCGGCGCCCATATCGGCCAGGACTTCAAGCGCATGCGGCTCGGCATCGGCCATCCGGGCGACAAGGCGCGCGTGCATTCCTACGTTTTGGGCGATTTCGCCAAGAGCGAGGAGCCCTGGGTGAAGGCGCTCTGCGGCGCGCTGGCCGACAATGCCGCGCTGATCGTCAAAGGCGACGACGCCGGCCTGCAGAACAAGATTCATCTCGCCATGGACGCCGCCGGCTTTTCCGCGCCCAAGCGCGTGGGCGAGGCGTGA
- a CDS encoding SRPBCC family protein, producing the protein MSDNARISVPPDAPEISGTRLFDAPRALVFDAFAAPDRLARWFGPKGFSLTTRAFEFAPGGVWRFVMHGPDGRDYENKIVFRDILRPERIAYFHPGDDETVEPVRMETIITLSEQGEKTRIDWRMRFPSLAERDRVEHDYGAAIGLSENLGRLGDFVEESAGPVFVTSRRFAASRELLWKAFAEPERMARWFGPKGIPVVASQMDFRPGGSYHYGLRTPDGGAIWGLFEYREIEAPARFTLIASFSDANRGLARHPLSETWPLKVETTYRFTDSDGASELTLRARPFEASAEEIATFASALDAMSDGWAGTFEQLDNYLVQG; encoded by the coding sequence ATGTCCGACAATGCCCGCATTTCAGTTCCACCAGACGCGCCCGAGATTTCCGGGACGCGCCTCTTCGATGCGCCGCGCGCGCTGGTTTTCGACGCTTTCGCCGCGCCGGATCGGCTGGCGCGATGGTTCGGGCCGAAGGGTTTCTCGCTCACGACGCGAGCTTTCGAATTCGCGCCCGGCGGCGTTTGGCGCTTCGTCATGCACGGCCCGGACGGGCGCGATTATGAGAATAAGATCGTCTTTCGCGACATCCTGCGGCCGGAGCGCATCGCCTATTTTCACCCCGGCGATGACGAGACGGTCGAGCCTGTTCGGATGGAGACGATTATCACGCTCTCGGAGCAGGGCGAGAAGACGCGCATCGATTGGCGCATGCGCTTTCCTTCGCTCGCCGAGCGCGATCGCGTCGAGCACGACTATGGCGCCGCCATTGGCCTTTCCGAAAATCTCGGACGGCTCGGCGATTTCGTCGAGGAATCGGCAGGTCCCGTCTTCGTCACGTCACGCCGCTTCGCCGCCTCGCGCGAGCTCTTGTGGAAGGCGTTCGCGGAGCCGGAGCGCATGGCGCGATGGTTCGGGCCGAAAGGGATTCCTGTCGTCGCGTCGCAAATGGATTTTCGTCCCGGCGGCTCCTATCACTATGGGCTGCGGACGCCCGACGGCGGCGCCATATGGGGCCTTTTCGAATATCGCGAGATCGAGGCGCCCGCGCGCTTCACGCTCATCGCCTCCTTCTCCGACGCGAATCGCGGGCTGGCGCGGCATCCGCTGAGCGAGACTTGGCCGCTGAAGGTCGAGACCACCTATCGATTCACGGACAGCGACGGCGCCAGCGAGCTGACGCTGCGCGCGCGGCCCTTCGAGGCGAGCGCCGAGGAGATCGCCACTTTCGCCAGCGCGCTCGACGCCATGAGCGATGGGTGGGCAGGGACATTCGAGCAGCTCGACAACTATCTCGTCCAGGGCTGA
- a CDS encoding 50S ribosomal protein L25/general stress protein Ctc, with the protein MAEIKKLAATVRSGTGKGAARSVRREGRIPGVIYGGGEAPTPLSLDKKELTKLIYAGHFLTTIFELDIDGKPERVIPRDYQLDVVKDFPLHVDFLRLKAGSRLRVDVPVHFVNHEAAPGIKRGGSLNIVFHAIEMWVPADNIPDAITADLTGLDFNDSLQISAFTLPANCKPTNPDKNFTVASIAPPVITAEEIAAAAAAAAAPVKGKGGKAAPAAKAAPAAKAPEKKK; encoded by the coding sequence ATGGCCGAGATCAAGAAGCTCGCGGCCACGGTGCGCAGCGGGACAGGCAAGGGGGCCGCCCGCAGCGTTCGCCGTGAGGGCCGTATACCAGGAGTCATCTATGGCGGCGGCGAGGCGCCGACGCCGCTGTCGCTCGACAAGAAAGAGCTGACCAAGCTCATCTACGCCGGGCATTTCCTCACGACGATCTTCGAGCTCGATATCGACGGCAAGCCCGAGCGCGTCATTCCGCGCGACTATCAGCTCGATGTCGTCAAGGACTTTCCGCTGCATGTCGACTTTCTGCGGCTGAAGGCCGGCTCGCGCCTGCGCGTCGACGTGCCGGTGCATTTCGTCAATCACGAAGCGGCGCCCGGCATCAAGCGCGGCGGCTCGCTCAACATCGTCTTCCACGCGATCGAGATGTGGGTGCCGGCGGACAATATTCCCGACGCCATCACCGCCGATCTCACCGGCCTCGACTTCAACGATTCGCTGCAGATCTCGGCGTTCACCCTGCCGGCGAACTGCAAGCCGACCAATCCCGACAAGAACTTCACCGTGGCGTCGATCGCGCCGCCGGTGATCACGGCCGAGGAGATCGCGGCCGCTGCGGCCGCCGCCGCGGCTCCGGTCAAGGGCAAGGGCGGCAAGGCCGCCCCGGCGGCCAAGGCCGCTCCGGCCGCCAAGGCTCCCGAGAAAAAGAAGTAA
- a CDS encoding VOC family protein, which translates to MTMKPYLFFSGRADEAIAFYQKALGAEVQFLLRFDESPEPPPPGALAPDWGRKIMHSCLRIGDSEIFLSDGCETAAARFEGFGVSLEAKSPAQAESFYGALLDGGEARVPLGETFFATSFGMAVDRFGVLWMIIVPK; encoded by the coding sequence ATGACGATGAAGCCTTATCTGTTCTTTTCCGGCCGCGCCGACGAAGCCATCGCTTTCTACCAGAAAGCGCTCGGCGCCGAGGTTCAATTCTTGCTGCGCTTCGACGAGAGCCCCGAGCCGCCGCCGCCCGGCGCGCTCGCGCCCGATTGGGGCCGAAAGATCATGCATTCCTGCCTTCGGATCGGCGATTCGGAAATCTTTCTTTCGGACGGCTGCGAGACGGCGGCCGCGCGCTTCGAGGGCTTCGGCGTCTCGCTCGAGGCGAAGTCTCCGGCGCAGGCCGAGAGCTTCTATGGCGCGCTCCTCGACGGCGGCGAAGCGCGCGTGCCGCTCGGCGAGACCTTCTTCGCGACGAGCTTCGGCATGGCGGTCGATCGCTTCGGCGTGCTGTGGATGATCATCGTTCCCAAATAG
- a CDS encoding VOC family protein: MTIQPYLIFDGRAEEAAAFYEKALGAQVQMLMRYKDSPLAPPADMMPPGWNAKVMHMALKIGAAVVFGSDGDGAESGGFKGFSLSYSAKTLEEAERVFAALADGGETQMRLTKTFFSPAFGILTDRFGVPWMVVVPQ, from the coding sequence ATGACAATTCAACCCTATCTCATCTTCGACGGCCGCGCCGAGGAAGCCGCCGCCTTCTATGAGAAAGCGCTCGGGGCGCAGGTTCAGATGCTGATGCGCTACAAGGATTCGCCTCTGGCGCCGCCCGCGGACATGATGCCGCCGGGCTGGAACGCCAAGGTGATGCATATGGCGCTGAAGATCGGCGCCGCCGTCGTCTTCGGCTCGGATGGCGACGGCGCCGAGAGCGGGGGCTTCAAAGGCTTCTCGCTCTCCTACAGCGCCAAGACCCTCGAGGAGGCCGAACGCGTCTTCGCGGCGCTCGCCGATGGCGGCGAGACGCAGATGCGTTTGACCAAGACCTTCTTCTCACCCGCTTTCGGCATACTCACCGATCGCTTCGGCGTTCCCTGGATGGTGGTCGTGCCGCAATGA
- a CDS encoding SspB family protein codes for MSTDLIRYDLLVQDALRSVMRKVLADAAAAGRLPGDHHFTISFRTKAPGVRISKRLAEQWPQEMTIILQHQYSNLVVDERGFSVGLSFRSIPEQLYVPFEAVTVFSDPSVDFGLKWEVDELAPVHEEEQEPARFPTRPQPAAGETPPARPGPRAARSEKRQEPAPATEESGGDAAKIVSIDAFRKKT; via the coding sequence ATGTCCACCGACCTCATCAGATACGATCTTCTCGTCCAGGACGCGCTTCGCAGCGTCATGCGCAAGGTTCTCGCCGATGCGGCGGCCGCGGGCCGTCTGCCGGGCGATCATCATTTCACCATCAGCTTCCGCACCAAGGCGCCGGGGGTCAGAATCTCCAAGCGCCTCGCCGAGCAATGGCCGCAGGAGATGACGATCATCCTGCAGCATCAATATTCCAATCTCGTGGTCGATGAGCGCGGCTTCTCGGTGGGCCTGTCCTTCCGCAGCATTCCCGAGCAGCTCTATGTGCCCTTCGAGGCGGTGACGGTCTTCTCCGACCCTTCCGTCGATTTCGGCCTCAAATGGGAGGTGGACGAGCTCGCCCCGGTCCATGAGGAGGAGCAGGAGCCGGCCCGTTTCCCGACGCGTCCGCAGCCCGCCGCCGGCGAGACGCCGCCCGCCCGGCCCGGCCCGCGCGCCGCCCGCAGCGAGAAGCGTCAGGAACCAGCGCCGGCGACCGAGGAGAGCGGCGGCGACGCCGCCAAGATCGTCTCCATCGACGCCTTCCGCAAGAAGACCTGA
- a CDS encoding ComEA family DNA-binding protein has product MKTNAILAIALFASAPAFAQTATAPGAKPPAGPAAAATTATAPVKQVVAVSAPLDINSATVEQLSGVKGLTHTLAEAIVKGRPYKATDELVKNRILTDALFAQVKDGLTVKDAPAVKHN; this is encoded by the coding sequence ATGAAGACCAACGCCATTCTCGCCATCGCCCTTTTCGCTTCCGCTCCGGCTTTCGCCCAGACCGCGACCGCGCCCGGCGCGAAGCCCCCGGCCGGCCCCGCGGCCGCCGCGACCACCGCGACAGCGCCGGTCAAGCAGGTCGTCGCCGTCTCCGCGCCGCTCGACATCAATTCCGCGACGGTGGAGCAGCTCTCCGGCGTGAAGGGCCTCACCCACACTCTGGCCGAGGCGATCGTGAAGGGCCGGCCCTATAAGGCCACGGATGAGCTGGTGAAGAACCGCATTCTCACCGATGCGCTGTTCGCTCAGGTCAAGGATGGGCTGACCGTCAAGGACGCGCCGGCCGTCAAGCACAACTGA
- a CDS encoding OmpW family outer membrane protein: MRSVLRGALAASVLTAASATVQAADLPSLKSAPLPPPPPAFSWTGLYGGINIGYGFGDSSRETGGLGYLTPGALGALPAGSAWGASQDLHGVVGGGQVGYNHQVNPWLVLGLEADIQASDAESKAKSAVGVFDGNGAHLQSADSTKAVDWFGTVRGRVGFVLPSIPNLMIYGTGGFAYGQVIHNVGFADNFAAAGAGFAGAALGHGYSDDTRTGWTAGGGVEWSPIANWSIKAEYLYVDLGSTNANSVSLNGGTAAILGATTPVFAATQNSPTRFHNVRVGLNWHFDPFAPGLVSRSDGLSSLKEPPPPAFVDSYQPFQVRLKVGSVIPLDGHGTVYDQGIGHPALGSIGRLSGLTGANGVIAGASTNTSTSIVPMLDVAYYLTKNWAIEAICCVAPHHIQGTGTIASDFARAWVFPPSLMAQYHFTNFGQFQPYLGVGANFTAFWGTRVNNDVWGIPFAAGSALAGLGLPGALATFQWATVAPSWGVVGQAGFDYMFNEHWGVNVDVKYIGIHPMVHATAVAFVPGAAVLGPIFVPVKVSLPINPLVVSAGVTYRFGGGLLQPVLAKY, translated from the coding sequence ATGAGAAGTGTTTTGCGCGGCGCGCTCGCCGCATCCGTGTTGACCGCAGCGAGCGCTACGGTTCAGGCGGCCGATCTTCCTTCGTTGAAGAGCGCGCCGCTGCCGCCGCCTCCTCCGGCTTTCAGCTGGACCGGCCTCTACGGCGGTATCAACATCGGCTATGGCTTCGGCGATTCCAGCCGGGAGACCGGTGGTCTCGGTTATCTGACGCCGGGCGCTCTCGGAGCGCTTCCCGCGGGCTCCGCCTGGGGCGCCTCGCAGGATCTGCACGGCGTCGTCGGCGGCGGACAGGTCGGCTATAATCATCAGGTCAACCCCTGGCTGGTTCTCGGCCTCGAGGCCGACATTCAGGCCTCCGACGCGGAGAGCAAGGCCAAATCGGCGGTCGGCGTCTTCGACGGAAATGGCGCGCATCTGCAGAGCGCCGATTCGACCAAGGCGGTCGACTGGTTCGGCACTGTGCGCGGCCGCGTCGGCTTCGTGCTTCCGTCCATTCCCAATCTGATGATCTATGGCACGGGCGGCTTCGCCTATGGCCAAGTGATCCACAATGTCGGCTTTGCGGATAATTTCGCCGCCGCGGGCGCCGGCTTCGCCGGAGCCGCCCTCGGCCATGGCTATTCCGACGACACGCGCACCGGCTGGACGGCGGGCGGCGGCGTCGAGTGGTCGCCGATCGCGAACTGGTCGATCAAGGCCGAATATCTCTATGTCGATCTTGGCTCGACCAACGCCAATTCCGTCTCTCTGAACGGCGGCACGGCGGCGATCCTCGGCGCGACGACGCCCGTCTTCGCCGCGACGCAGAATTCGCCGACCCGCTTCCACAATGTCCGCGTCGGCCTCAACTGGCACTTCGACCCCTTCGCGCCGGGCCTCGTCTCGCGTTCCGACGGTCTGTCGTCGCTCAAGGAGCCGCCGCCGCCGGCCTTCGTCGACAGCTATCAGCCCTTCCAGGTTCGCCTGAAGGTCGGCAGCGTGATTCCGCTGGACGGACATGGCACTGTCTATGATCAGGGCATCGGCCATCCGGCGCTCGGCTCCATCGGCCGCCTCTCGGGCCTCACCGGCGCGAATGGCGTGATCGCCGGCGCCAGCACCAACACCTCGACGTCGATCGTTCCCATGCTCGACGTGGCCTATTACCTGACCAAGAACTGGGCGATCGAGGCGATCTGCTGCGTCGCGCCGCATCACATTCAGGGCACGGGCACCATCGCCAGCGACTTCGCGCGCGCCTGGGTGTTCCCGCCGTCCCTGATGGCGCAGTATCACTTCACCAATTTCGGCCAGTTCCAGCCCTATCTCGGCGTCGGCGCGAATTTCACGGCCTTCTGGGGCACGCGCGTCAACAACGATGTCTGGGGCATTCCCTTCGCGGCGGGCTCGGCGCTGGCCGGTCTCGGCCTGCCCGGAGCGCTCGCCACCTTCCAATGGGCGACTGTCGCTCCCTCTTGGGGCGTCGTCGGCCAGGCCGGCTTCGACTATATGTTCAACGAGCATTGGGGCGTGAACGTCGACGTCAAATACATCGGCATTCATCCGATGGTTCACGCGACGGCCGTCGCTTTCGTGCCGGGGGCGGCTGTGCTCGGCCCGATCTTCGTTCCGGTCAAAGTGTCGCTGCCGATCAACCCGCTCGTCGTCTCGGCAGGCGTCACCTATCGCTTCGGCGGCGGTCTGCTGCAGCCCGTGCTCGCCAAATATTGA
- a CDS encoding ArsR/SmtB family transcription factor produces MPDPLSATFAALADPTRRAILARLAQGEASVGELAAPFSISQPAVSKHLKVLEQAGLITRTRAAQSRPCKLDAARLHEISDWLETYRRFWDESFDRLDAYLTQLQKGDPDAPKN; encoded by the coding sequence ATGCCGGACCCCCTCAGCGCCACCTTCGCCGCTCTTGCGGACCCGACGCGCCGCGCGATCCTCGCCCGGCTCGCGCAGGGCGAAGCCTCGGTCGGCGAGCTCGCAGCGCCATTCTCGATCAGCCAGCCGGCCGTCTCCAAACATTTGAAGGTGCTGGAGCAGGCCGGCCTCATCACCCGCACCCGCGCCGCGCAATCGCGTCCCTGCAAGCTGGATGCGGCGCGGCTGCACGAAATTTCCGATTGGCTCGAGACCTATCGGCGTTTCTGGGACGAGAGCTTCGATCGGCTCGACGCCTATCTCACGCAATTGCAAAAGGGCGATCCCGATGCTCCAAAGAATTGA
- a CDS encoding SRPBCC family protein has protein sequence MLQRIEDAIPPLTITRRFAAPPALLFDAWLDPKAVGGWLFRTPNGQSAHVEIDARVGGGFAIHEQRGEILATHFGEYLEIERPSRLVFTLGMQRDGASTRIEIDIRPDGAGSLLTLTHYLTPEAATKSFAFRAGWTGILEGLARETGESDAPHRLILLRTFEAPRALVFKCWTEPQHMMRWLCPATFTVLFAENDLRIGGKWRAGMRSPEGEEFVHRGEYIEIDAPARLVMTHEWERNHLEPKALTTLEVQLTEQGGKTEMIFVQSGLATAESAASHGHGWTGAFDFLAELARELATHDH, from the coding sequence ATGCTCCAAAGAATTGAAGACGCCATCCCACCGCTCACGATCACGCGCCGTTTTGCCGCGCCGCCGGCGCTCCTCTTCGACGCCTGGCTCGATCCAAAGGCGGTCGGCGGCTGGCTGTTCCGCACGCCGAATGGCCAATCCGCCCATGTCGAGATCGACGCGCGCGTCGGCGGCGGCTTCGCCATTCACGAGCAGCGCGGCGAAATCCTCGCGACGCATTTCGGCGAATATCTCGAGATCGAACGCCCGAGCCGTCTCGTCTTCACTCTGGGAATGCAGCGCGACGGCGCATCGACGCGAATCGAGATCGACATTCGCCCCGACGGCGCCGGAAGCCTGTTGACGCTGACGCATTATCTGACGCCGGAAGCGGCGACGAAATCCTTCGCTTTCCGCGCCGGCTGGACCGGAATTCTCGAAGGCCTCGCGCGTGAGACCGGCGAGAGCGATGCGCCGCATCGGCTCATTCTGCTGCGCACATTCGAGGCGCCGCGCGCGCTCGTCTTCAAATGCTGGACGGAGCCGCAGCATATGATGCGCTGGCTCTGCCCCGCGACATTCACCGTGCTCTTCGCCGAGAATGATCTACGCATCGGCGGCAAATGGCGCGCGGGAATGCGATCGCCGGAGGGCGAGGAGTTCGTCCATCGCGGCGAATATATCGAGATCGACGCGCCGGCGCGGCTCGTGATGACGCATGAATGGGAGCGCAATCATCTCGAGCCGAAAGCGCTGACAACGCTCGAGGTGCAGCTCACAGAGCAGGGCGGCAAGACCGAGATGATCTTCGTGCAGAGCGGCCTCGCCACCGCCGAGTCCGCCGCCTCGCACGGCCATGGCTGGACCGGCGCATTCGATTTTCTCGCCGAGCTCGCGCGCGAGCTGGCGACGCACGATCATTGA
- a CDS encoding DUF4169 family protein, translated as MGEIVNLRRARKVRDKRAKEAEADANRIAHGRTKAEWEIGEATARLEKEKLDAHRLEESRSEPE; from the coding sequence ATGGGCGAGATCGTCAATCTGCGACGCGCCCGCAAGGTCAGGGACAAGCGAGCCAAAGAGGCGGAGGCGGACGCCAATCGCATCGCCCATGGCCGCACCAAGGCCGAGTGGGAGATCGGCGAAGCGACCGCGCGTCTCGAGAAAGAAAAGCTCGACGCGCATCGGCTGGAAGAGTCGCGATCAGAGCCGGAGTGA
- a CDS encoding DGQHR domain-containing protein has product MENPIDAPPSDHAEPSQVEPALEAALPGERDEASDAPGRTGAGFANAPALLVTQGKHRFYTLVLPSDLLAATCTVEARLDNPIDGFQRLLDKKRAREIADYIDSGFGSVPSAIILSAQPRAQLQFDRKSGELTFRKDPRSFLIIDGQHRVYGFNLAAKSVKVPVVVYNRLTRSQECQLFMDINTKQRPVPPELLLDIRRLSESETEAEALLHNVFDLFSNDEKSVLAGLLSPSERRKGKISRVTFNAALKSIDGAFVDASAQDVYQVLNAYLRACLNGLRYHGAEANIANPALFKALVLLFANVAERVSDRYGGRYTTQNFEDILGPFFRKLKKSELPKPATGHLALYEHYRKALSSGFSLKQWLFA; this is encoded by the coding sequence ATGGAAAATCCGATCGACGCGCCGCCTTCCGATCATGCCGAGCCTAGCCAGGTCGAGCCTGCGCTCGAAGCTGCGCTTCCCGGCGAGCGCGACGAGGCGTCGGATGCTCCGGGACGGACGGGCGCCGGCTTCGCCAACGCCCCGGCCTTGCTCGTCACCCAGGGCAAGCATCGCTTCTACACTCTGGTCCTGCCGAGCGATCTGCTCGCCGCCACCTGCACGGTGGAGGCGCGCCTGGACAATCCGATCGACGGCTTTCAGCGCCTGCTCGACAAAAAGCGCGCCCGCGAGATCGCCGATTATATCGACAGCGGCTTCGGCAGCGTGCCGAGCGCGATCATTCTCTCCGCGCAGCCGCGCGCGCAGCTGCAATTCGACCGCAAGAGCGGCGAGCTGACCTTCCGCAAGGACCCGCGCTCCTTCCTCATCATCGACGGGCAGCATCGCGTCTATGGCTTCAATCTGGCGGCCAAGAGCGTGAAAGTGCCGGTCGTCGTCTACAATCGGCTGACGCGATCGCAGGAATGTCAGCTGTTCATGGACATCAACACCAAGCAGCGTCCGGTGCCGCCGGAGCTGCTGCTCGACATTCGCCGCCTCTCCGAATCGGAGACCGAGGCCGAGGCGCTGCTGCACAATGTCTTCGACCTCTTCTCCAATGACGAGAAGAGCGTGCTCGCCGGCCTGCTGAGCCCTTCGGAGCGACGCAAAGGCAAGATTTCGCGCGTGACCTTCAACGCCGCGCTGAAATCCATCGACGGGGCTTTCGTCGACGCCTCGGCGCAGGACGTCTATCAGGTGCTCAACGCCTATCTGCGCGCCTGCCTCAACGGGCTGCGCTATCATGGCGCGGAGGCGAACATCGCCAATCCGGCGCTGTTCAAGGCGCTGGTCCTGCTCTTCGCAAATGTCGCCGAGCGCGTCTCCGACCGCTATGGCGGGCGCTACACCACGCAGAATTTCGAGGATATTCTCGGACCCTTCTTCCGCAAGCTGAAGAAGAGCGAGCTGCCCAAGCCCGCGACCGGCCATTTGGCGCTCTATGAGCATTATCGGAAAGCGCTGAGTTCGGGCTTCTCGCTCAAGCAATGGCTGTTCGCCTGA